A DNA window from Setaria viridis chromosome 2, Setaria_viridis_v4.0, whole genome shotgun sequence contains the following coding sequences:
- the LOC117842155 gene encoding uncharacterized protein, whose translation MGEAGEEEAAAPAAELSQNEELDEQGMLAEALDAISSLVSASLSATLFPLKWQLIRDRLNRLHAGLADITVTGADDDNGEDRCDAFASLLRDVAATAREALELVPRSQGRHYGGGKLRLRSDLDVLAAALDAHVARLDEVYASGALTRARALVVPRPGAGATRDDVRFYVRDLFARLRAGGAEMRREAAAALGEALRDDEKCVRVVASDVPDGVGVLVSLLECPDPRVQEEALEAVSVIAGSDAHRGDLVVGGVIAPVVRVLDAGAGSTAAAKERAARVLCRLTENSDNAWAVAAHGGVTALLNVCTDHGARGGELVCAACRVLRSLAGVDEIRKYMVADAGAVPALVSLSQGAATDDAARIQAMELLAAIASGDSSAREAVIQEGAVESLVRALDPSSPTRSSKAREVALRAIDAICLSPPTSTDRLLAAGFLDRVLSLLRNGDTTLQHCALKAAHRLCQVSEEIRKAMGDAGFMPEMVSVLRAAKSPEAREMAADTLCAMVSVHRNRKRFVQDDRNVAQVLQLLGPEEEKPTPAKRLLLSTLMHLTDSSSGRRKIMSSEHVRNLEKLAETNVPDAKRIVKKLGGSKLRSIFHGIWSL comes from the exons ATGGGAGaagcaggggaggaagaagcggccgcgccggcggcggagttgAGCCAGAACGAGGAGCTGGATGAGCAGGGGATGCTTGCGGAGGCGCTGGACGCCATCAGTTCCTTGGTCTCCGCTTCCTTGTCGGCCACGCTGTTCCCGCTCAAGTGGCAGCTCATCAGGGACCGGCTCAACCGCCTCCACGCCGGCCTCGCCGACATCACCGTcaccggcgccgacgacgacaaCGGCGAGGACAGGTGCGACGCGTTCGCGAGCCTCCTGCGGGACGTCGCGGCGACCgcccgggaggcgctggagctggTGCCGCGCAGCCAGGGGCGGCACTACGGCGGCGGCAAGCTGCGGCTGCGCAGCGACCTCGAcgtcctggcggcggcgctcgacgCGCACGTGGCGCGGCTGGACGAGGTGTACGCGTCGGGCGCGCTCacgcgggcgcgggcgctggTGGTGCcacgccccggcgccggcgccacccgCGATGACGTGCGGTTCTACGTGCGGGACCTCTTCGCCAGGCtccgggccggcggcgccgagatGCGgagggaggccgccgccgcgctcggcgaGGCTCTGCGCGACGACGAGAAGTGCGTCCGCGTCGTGGCCTCCGACGTCCCGGACGGCGTCGGGGTCCTTGTCTCGCTGCTCGAGTGCCCCGACCCGCGCGTCCAGGAGGAGGCCCTGGAGGCGGTCTCGGTGATCGCCGGGTCCGACGCGCACAGGGGCGACCTGGTCGTCGGCGGCGTCATCGCCCCCGTGGTCCGGGTCCTCGACgcgggcgccggcagcaccgCGGCGGCCAaggagcgcgcggcgcgggtgctCTGCAGGCTCACCGAGAACTCGGATAATGCCTGGGCCGTCGCCGCGCACGGTGGCGTCACGGCGCTGCTCAACGTGTGCACGGAccacggcgcgcgcggcggcgagctcgtgtGCGCGGCGTGCCGGGTGCTGCGGAGCCTCGCAGGCGTGGACGAGATCAGGAAGTACATGgtggccgacgccggcgccgtgccGGCGCTCGTGTCGCTCTCGCAGGGCGCCGCCACGGACGACGCGGCGCGGATCCAGGCGatggagctcctcgccgccatcgcctccGGGGACAGCTCCGCCAGGGAGGCCGTCATTCAGGAAGGCGCCGTCGAGTCCCTCGTCCGCGCGCTCGACCCGTCCTCCCCGACGCGCTCCTCGAAGGCGCGCGAGGTCGCCCTCCGCGCCATCGACGCGATCTGTCTCTCGCCGCCGACCTCCACGGAccggctcctcgccgccgggtTCCTGGACCGCGTCCTCTCCCTGCTACGCAACGGCGACACCACGCTGCAGCATTGCGCCCTCAAGGCGGCGCACCGCCTGTGCCAGGTGTCCGAGGAGATCAGGAAGGCGATGGGGGACGCTGGGTTCATGCCGGAGATGGTGAGCGTCCTCCGCGCGGCCAAGTCCCCGGAGGCGCGGGAGATGGCGGCGGACACGCTCTGCGCCATGGTGTCCGTGCACCGCAACCGGAAGCGGTTCGTCCAGGATGACCGCAACGTGGCGCAGGTGCTGCAGCTACTGGGCCCCGAAGAGGAGAAGCCCACGCCGGCGAAGCGGTTGCTGCTGTCGACGCTGATGCACCTCACGGACAGCAGCTCCGGCCGGAGGAAGATCATGTCCTCGGAGCACGTCAG GAATCTCGAGAAGCTCGCGGAGACTAATGTCCCGGACGCCAAACGGATCGTGAAGAAGCTTGGCGGGAGCAAGCTGAGGAGTATTTTCCATGGCATCTGGAGCCTGTAA
- the LOC117845664 gene encoding uncharacterized protein, with protein sequence MLESQAVIGDTDMLQAMQQDALRLAGKALDDFEAVDSTEIARFIKKEFDRSYGPGWQCIVGTDFGSFVTHHSGCFIYFGIGNLAILLFNGGAGGAPQGGTAEQARLTALKAAVEA encoded by the exons atgctGGAGAGCCAGGCGGTGATCGGGGACACGGACATGCTGCAGGCGATGCAGCAGGACGCGCTGCGGCTGGCCGGGAAGGCGCTGGACGACTTCGAGGCCGTCGACTCCACCGAGATCGCCCGGTTCATCAAGAAG GAGTTCGACCGGTCGTACGGGCCCGGATGGCAGTGCATCGTGGGCACCGACTTCGGGTCCTTCGTGACGCACCACTCCGGCTGCTTCATCTACTTCGGCATCGGCAACCTGGCCATCCTGCTGTTcaatggcggcgccggcggcgctcctcaGGGTGGCACGGCGGAGCAGGCGCGGCTCACGGCGCTGAAGGCTGCTGTCGAGGCGTGA
- the LOC117842932 gene encoding uncharacterized protein → MATSAPSTSPSPPPPAQEVPAGGDRRQPHHHHPLLAAAAAASLLAVLYLPRPLLLFVLSPASLSSLLLLLSLLRLGSAPPASPAPVNPPPTSTQPEEKLPQQQLHEAAHPPLQPPPPPPSPPPPEREIVFPAEALEFASWVAKGRALEVIHEEFEAEWGRPEEMGLSWASDSDLDSDSDSDSVGGDSDDDGVIGGGGEGEDGMIEILLEEDSLIEIDISRCR, encoded by the coding sequence ATGGCCACTTCCGCCCCCTCCACCTcaccttccccgccgccgccggcgcaagaggtccccgccggcggcgaccggcggcagccccaccaccaccacccgctcctcgccgccgccgccgcggcatccCTCCTCGCCGTGCTCTACCTCCCCCGGCCGCTGCTGCTGTTCGTGCTCTCCCCCGCCTCGCTATcctccctgctcctcctcctctccctcctccgcctcggctccgcgccgccggcgtcccccGCTCCCGTCAACCCTCCTCCTACGTCGACGCAGCCGGAGGAGAAGCTGCCTCAGCAGCAGCTTCACGAGGCCGCGCACCCGCCTCTCCAgccgcctcccccacctccttctccgccgccgccggagcgggAGATCGTGTtcccggcggaggccctcgagTTCGCGTCGTGGGTGGCCAAGGGGCGCGCCCTGGAGGTGATCCACGAGGAGTTCGAGGCGGAGTGGGGGCGGCCGGAGGAGATGGGCCTGTCCTGGGCCTCCGATTCCGACctcgactccgactccgactcggacagcgtcggcggcgacagcgacgacgacggcgtcatCGGCGGTGGGGGCGAGGGGGAGGACGGGATGATCGAGATCTTGCTGGAGGAGGACAGCCTCATCGAGATCGACATCTCCCGGTGCCGGTGA